CGGAGTAAATCATTCAAAAATTGGCTCAATCTCGATAGGCTCAGAGAAATACACACCTTTTAGGCTTTACTTGTATCTCTTGTCCATCTAGTGAAAGGATCTGCGTGAAAACTTGCTGGTATCTTAGAAGTCAATAAGGAATTGCTATTGTATGAAGCAGAATGGATTGTTTTGTTCCAGTGGTAATTCAAATTGCAACCCCAAAATATTATTGtagactttgttttgttttaaaagtaataCCAGAATTATTCCTGATAAAATGGTGAGATTCTGCTTGAAAGAGTGGTTCTGTCAGTGTTGAAAACTTGCCTTCTCTTTCAAGCAGAATCGAAGCCTACTTATATTCTTCTTTCTGGAAATACAAAAGTAAGAGACAACAAAGGAATCTGTCTGCCAGGGATTATTTCTTCACCAAACCAATGTGCCTTCCAACATTTGACCCCAGTTTTATACAGTTAACCCACTCAAAATATGCAGATCGACTCAGTCTCTTTGACTACTAATTGTATTAAATAGCAACGTTAGCACGAAAAGGGAATGACGTTGAACTAAATAGGATACTTGGGTATTTCCCATCCGTCTGTCAGCTGAGGATTCTCATTTAATATAGGTTGCCCCAGTTTATCAAGACAAAAATTGGTAAAATAGAGAACACTTCCTATAACCTGCAGAAAGAGTCAGAAATGTCAGTATTTCATCAGGTGATAagacaacatttttaaagaaatgtacttaaatatttcatttaaattcTATTCTGATATAATTAAGTACATTAAAAGAATGGCTCTCGTGTTTAAGCTCTGCAAATGAGACCATATATTCCATACAACCAGTCAATTGATAAGGGATATAACATTtactaataaagataataaatggCGATAAGAATTATGCTATTTACCAACTCTGTCCTAGTGCCATGGTTGGAAAACAGCAAGTACTGGATTCAAATAAGCAAACTAAGAGAAGTAACTTACGCTAAATGCTTCCTTGATTTTTTTGGACATATTTGCGCTTGTCACTTTAGGGTCTTCTTCCAACACAAAACTAGAAGGCTAAtgtgtttttttcaaaaacaaaacaaaacaagacataGTTTATAAAAGGCTAAGGTTATTGTCATCCAACAGCGAAGTATAGATTTCCATATATTCTCCTCAGCTACCCTTTAGGCCTTGAACACAGTCCTGGAACATACATATCAAGGTGGGgaaccattcaaatctaggcacttatcatagcgatgaatgagctttgcaactccttccccactaaactctgccgcttgcatcctcaacgcagcgttttggcgacgatgcacaGCTGCGCAAAGGGGTGACCGGCAACTttttggataaccctcgtatatgtgttttatattgtaagccgccctgagtccccgtactgggtgagaaaggtggggtagaaatgctgtaataagtaaataataaataattgcaaACATGATACTGCATCCTCCATTTCCAGAAATGTGAATTGAgaaactcttttatatataaaaccCCAAGCTGGCATTGGAGggtctgccaacatagcagttcgaaagtgCGCAatacgagtagatcaataggtactgcctcgtgCGGGAAGGTGAAAGGTTGCCCCATacagatatgcaaaacatgccaGCGACAGATCAGAGAACAGGTaacaggcactgaatgtttgccttataggtgttctgtaatctgctctgactccctctggggagatagagcggaatattttaaaagtttattattattattatttttattattattctctagagAAGGGACACCACTCAGTGGGGTATCAATCATATATGCCTTTCTTCAACAACAAAAGCCCCCAGAGCTGGTTTCTCACAATACCAATACATGCCCGTATGCCAAACTTACTCCATTAATATATGAGTGTATTATGAGCATTAATATATGAGTAATATATGAATACCTGTGGCTTAAGACTGAAGTAGGTCTTGTCAGGTTCAGCCCTCTGTTGCTCCTCATATCTCTGAACCAAACTCACTATAAAATCCTCTATTTCTTGATGATATTGCCTACACAAAAGATCATCAGAACAGACAATAAATAAAACTGTCCTGTCTGTGTTACAGTTTTAGAAGATGATAAAGCACATGCCTAGGTTCCCTTAATTGAGGActagggaggaaaaaaaaaagaaaccaaagcACAGAAGCATTTGTTCCTATGCAGGGCTGGGATCACATTGTAGAAATTCAAGTCATTTTCATGTTGCATGCAATTTTTGGACAGTTAGTAAACCTCAAGAAATCAAGGCTACTAAGGGAAGTTTTGAACAACTTTTTCCTTAAACATCTAAACTCGTCCTCTTTtttataagccaacccgaatataagccgaggcacctaattttaccacaaaaaaacggggaaacattgactccagtataagccgagataccaataaaattacattaattgaggcatcagtagtttaaatgtttttgaatctttacatcaaactgtaatttaagatataactgttcagctctgattaaatcattattttcatattcttcaatgtaaatgtgcttatgtatccttttaatactaAGAgcgaaataaatgaaataataataataaatgcagtaaaataataaatgtattaataataaaaatagagtaaaataaatgtaaaagtaataacaataatagagtaaaataatatatgtaataataataattaatagagcaaaataataaaagtaacaataccaataataatagagaaaaataataaatataccatatatatacttgagtataagccgacctgaatataagcccaccaggaccctcacccaagtataagccgaggagggtttttttcagtcctaaaaaaggctgaaaaactaggcttatactcaagtatatacagtaacttttaaaaataaaaataattgtgtaTGCTTTATCTTCCTGTCTCCAGTTCTCATTGAAAGAACATCGCCCCCACAGTCTTCGCTAAAACGGCTTCCAACAGCTAAAACTGTGCACTGTAGAGCTAACTATTCGGACTAGTGAACTTAAACCAATATGAGAAATATACTTACTTGGATACATTATTGTTCATGGATAAAATCTGCAGCAAAGGCCCATCAACTTTAGCATCATCTATTGTAAGTCCACTAAAGAAGGAAGCACAAGGATGTCTTTACAGTAGGAATTAGCCAACCTTGCAGAATGTCTCTGAGATGGTTTGGGAGCTTTATGCCCACTTTATCTATCATAGAAACACAGTTCAGCATGCAAAGGACAACTAAAAAGCAAATTAATACCCAAAGAGAAATGTAACAATTGTGAAAACCTGATTTGCTAGTCTTCTTCTGGGACCACAACCCATCTAAGTAAcggacaacaaaataataatttccaagCTACAGCCAAAATCCCCAAACGTGTACAAGAAGTTTCACCATCATAAGGGGACTCTGGTGCATGCAACATGCCAAACCCCTTTTTAAAGAATGGTAAAAAGGGCAACAAAGTATAACTATCAGCTCCATTATGCCATGCATTTATAACATCAGACaccatttttgaaaaacaaaacttaaaaaaatagGCCTGTGGAACACAGCTACTGAATCATAGCAACTGAATCATCATGTACATATACGGAACCATGCACACCTACCTTGGCCGAGTCAGTATGTTCAATTTTCTTCTAAGTTCACGATGTGAATCATTTAGTtaaggaatttaaaaataaaaaagattcataACAATCAACCTGGAATGATTGCCACAGCTTTGAACTGCGTGTACAATCAGTAACTATTTTTCGTTAATCCTAGGCTCTAAATTTCAGGGTGTGCCACTCCAGaagtcatcaaactacaacttccagagttcctcaccattggctatgtatCTAGAATTGCTTGGATTTGCAGCAGCCCAACAAGATCTGGAAGGCTACACAATTCCTACCCGTTCTAGATGCACATGTTAACAAGCCCTGAAAGGATAACTGCAAAAGGAAAGTACATTTCTAAACCAGCCCTCGGCCACAATTGTGTCGGTCATGTTCTCAGCACCTAACTACCTCACAGTGTGGAAGCATGAAATTCACACATATTGTTTTCCttggtagcaataataataataataataataataataataaggcaagcAGATGAGGCAACTTTCTTCAGTGGTAGTAATAGAGGCTCTGCATTATCCTCAAGTCCTGGTTTAATAAAAAGgtttatgaaactgcaaaaaaaattgtttttgtgggacattctgCAACACCTTTTATTGAAGTGTATCAGTCATTATCTCAGAgtcccaaccaattcaacagagtttgtggcagccacaaaaaccaggtttctggagtagaacaagaactttcaaagtaaggaccgcacaattaaacaggaaataactccGGGtgcagccttatatcccagattattaaggcagagaatcccacattttctgagtgtggactcagggcgcagccttatatcccagattattaaggcagagaatcccacattttctgagtgtggactcagggcgcagccttatatcccagattattaaggcagagaatcccacattttctgagtgtggactcagggcgcagccttatatcccagaatattaaggcagagaatcccacattttctgagtgtggactcagggcacagctttatatcccagaatattaaggcagagaatcccacattttctgagtgtggactcagggcgcagccttatatcccagattattaaggcagagaatcccacatttcatagaatcctagaaccgtagagttggaagagacctcatgggccatccagtccaaccccctgccaaaaagcaggaaattgcattcaaagcacccccgacagatggccatccagcctctgttttcgGAGTGTGGGctcagggcgcttccacacagccttatagcccagaaaatcccacaatatctgctttgaactgggttatcagagtccacactaccacacatcccagtccaaagcagatattgtgggattttctgtcctgatattctgggatatagagctgtgtggaagggcccatagctttatataatatcaaggcaaatacctcacaatgtctgctttgaattgtgttatctgagtccacactgccatgcatTCCAGTTCAAGGCCTCAAGGGACCCAATGCCTCACAACAAGGCCCCATTAGAAGAGAGTGGGCGCAGAACCTGTGGagaaaaggccctcccggccTCCCTCAATCCCGGAGGATATTCTCGGCCTGCAGGGCCCGCACCGCCTCCTGACTCTCGCTCAGCCTCTGCCGGAGCTCTTCGCAGTCCTCCCCGTCGCTCTCCCCGAAGCGGGTGTCCAGCGCGGCCTCGTCGGCCTCGGCGTCAAGCTGCTGGAAGAGTTCGCGGTCGCCGAAGTCCACCCGGGCCGCCATGGCAGCGGCGCCCGCTCCTTCTCGCCCTCAGCTTCgacagactccaactcccagcatgcaACGGCGCCGGCTCTCAGCGGGCGCACATAGGCCGGCGGTCCTTTCCGAGCTGGGCCTTGTAGTCCGAGGGAGGAGGCCCGCCCTTCCGCCCAAGAAGCGGAAGAGGCAGCCACGGGGCAAAGCGCCTTTGCTTTCAGTTCTCCCGACGCATgcgcagattttaaaaaaaacaagagctTTCATTTAGGCGGGGACTCCCAATTCTCATTGGActcaggctttcatggccggaatcactgggtcgcggagttttccgggctgtatggccaagaaaacatcataccaacctgagagccaggaagatagttccatcttgtctcctgtgccatagcaacatgctatgctagttttatatacatatataatttataaatatatactgtatatacttataatattgataataatattataatggaatacaatatcatactactaatacaatataatattacatattaaatgtaatattacttataatattgccatacaatgatatagtacaatatagtaatttaatgcttatatactGTGTcctgctaataatatattgtatgttcatttgaattgtaagccgctctgagtccccttcggggtgagaagagtgggatataaatgtagtaaataaataatattgttccagaagcattctctcctgatgtttcacccacatttatggcaggcatcctcagaggttgtgaggtctgttggaaactaggcaagtggggtttatatccctgtggaatcatgtccagggtgggagaaaggactctttgtctgtgaatgttgccattgggccactttgattagcattgaatagccttgcaagcttcaaagcctggctgctccctgcctgggggaatcatttgttgggaggtgttattggTCACGATCTTCTTAAAACAAGGAGATAAGGAATTAAACatgatattttatatcatttctgATCAGGACCAATACTTGAATGCTTCATCTAAGCTATAAAGACGTTTGCTTTGGAGGCGTTTTGCTCTCAAGGCATCCATGGTGCCggggtctgagtgttggacttgcagagacctgggttcaaatcacAGAAAGCCCAAAGTCCCCCCTCAGCCAAaggaggcaaggaaaggaaagaggctaATGTCGAATGTCGGTGCATCAAGGCTTTAGTTCtccattttgcatttttttcccaTACCCTGCCTTTCCACATTCCCATTGGCCAATTGTACATGAAAGTTGAAAACGTAAACCTTTATTTCTAGGTCTGATGCTTTTCATTGTGTGAGAATTTTCACATTTCTATATTGGGTTTTGAAAAACGTATTTTATGGACTGTTTCAAGCATGTAACTTAAGGGAAGAAACAGTCCCAAAATGAAATCATAACAGGTTCAGACTCTAAATGCTgtttaaaattcaaaaataacACTAAATGCAAAAATGCAGTCAGCCCTTTCTATAGGTGCTAAAATAAACATATTCCCAGCAACCTACTACAATTCTGGGTGTGACAACCTTGACTAGTGCTCCTAATAGCATTAgaataatattatgctatactagtattttatatacagtagagtctcacttatccaagctacacgggccggcagaaccttggataagcgaatatcttggataaggagggattaaggaaaagcctattaaacatcaaattaagttatgattttacaaattaagcaccaaaacatgttatacaacacatttgacaggaaacgtagttcaatacacagtaatgttatgttgtaattactgtatttatggatttagcaccaaaatatcacgatacagtagagtctcacttatccaagctaaacgggccggcagaagcttggataagtgaatatcttggataataaggagtgattaaggaaaagcctattaaacatcaaattagtttttgattttacaaattaagtgccaaaacatcatgttatacaactaaaatggcagaaaaagtagttcaatacgcagtaatgttatgttgaaattactgtatttacggattcagcaccaaaatatcatgatatattgaaaacattgactacaaaaatggcttggataatccagaagcttggataagcaagtgttggataagtgagactctactgtacatataatattataatgtaataaaatataatagtaatacactattataattgtatattatatattacatgtaatattactaataatactgcaatacagggtgtttgaaaaagaacttcccAGTTTTAAgtgtaaatacattaaaactagagagttctttttcaaacaccctgtatagtggtatagtagaatatagtaatatataatgcttatattgtgctatgctaataatataatttattgcatgtacataaaacttgtaagtcgcccggagtcccctttggggtgagaaatgtcacgaataataataattttattattattattgacatgacattgtatgacacagcaaactagatatgctgggttttgtatcacataatcacaaattattattatagtatttattattattattttaactgaatgcaatgttttaaatgtctgtttttttaaaaaaatcatctttAAATTTTAGgcttatattttatgtgttttaaggcattgaattgttgccatatgtaagccgccttgagtccctttcggggtgagaaaggcggggtataaatagggtaaataaataataattattattattattacctacctcTCCTAATGGCTTAGTATTCACAATTGCAGTATTGCTAAGAGAGAAGACACCTTTCAGCtcactgcatttctataaaactCAAATTCTCTCAAAGGACTGAAAACAGGTCTCCCAAAGGAATCTTTGGAGTTGAGGAAAAGACTATTTAAGAAGCGGGGAGCTTTGATATTAATTTCAGAAACTCACCAACACAGAGATGGGAATGATTTCATTCTTTGCTAATATGCCCTACAAAAGTATGCTTTCAGACACTGAACATAAAACGATACTatgagaaaagaaaacatttttattaaccAGGTTTGCTCTGCATTATGTACTCACTTGGCCCAGTCTGCTGGAGTTAACACTTACACAATGTGTTTTTATGTTCCAAAAAGTTGAAAAGAACTGTACAGGATTAAAGTACAAAAGTACACAAGACGGTGGACACAAAATATCCATGGATGAGTTGACCCCTTACCTGTTCTGTCTCGAAAGCAGAGAACGACACGTGTCCTAGAATTCTGTCAAGTATAATGGACGTGAGTATAACCCGATTACAACACGGAACACCAGTTATCACTTATCTGATATTtacaagaaaaaaatgtaatgtcaATAAATTAAAGTCGATGCAACACCCATGCAAGCTAGGCGGCTAGCTTTTGGTGACAAAGGATCCAACAGCTGAGTCGAAGGTTTGAGAAAGTCCCAGGATTTAAGCTCGCAATCGCTCAAACAGCATCCATCCCTCTCATTGAAGACGTAAAGCCCAATCCCATGCCTCTTTGGGTGTGCGTTTGTGACCTTGCCATTTCATACTGTGCATCTAGGTTTCTGAAAACTTCTTCCTGCTGCTTCAAAGTCTTATAGCTTTCTTCATCAACTGAACTACTGCCACTAGCTTCCTCTTCACTCTGGAATAAAAACATTTCATACAAAAAGAGAATTAAAAGAGAATTCCCTTATACTCTATTAGGGTGCATGAAGTGTAACATTTATTAAGTTCCAGGaagaaccataataataataataataataataataataataataataataataataataataggaaaaagcCAGCCACTTAACACACATAATAGGAAAAAGCCAGCTCCAAGATTTCCATGAGCCAGCCACTtaacacacataataataataataataataataataataataataataggaaaaagcCAGCTCCAAGATTTCCATGAGCCAGCCACTTAACACACACATAAGAATAGGAAAATCCAGTTGCAAGATTTCCATGAGCCAGCCACTTGACacacacaataaataataataataacaacaacaacaacaactttattcttataacccgctgccatctccccaaagggactcaggacggattacatgaggaccaagcccagCGTAAACAGAGAATTCAAAGTTACAAAttctaaaaacacataacaaataaacaatataattgaaACAATTCAACTcgaagtaaaaacatcataaaataacatcaatCAACATCACAACCCAGCAACTGGAAAAAGTGGGCATAATATTTCTcatgtaaaaatgaaaataatcatCATTAACCTGTTTCCCCCCCAAAAAGATCGAACCAGAAAATAACCCCTAGTATGCTTTTTCAGAATATAAAATCCTGAAATATAAGTCCTACCCCCAAAATAAGCCCCAGTTAAGATCGTCAGCCAGATGGAGGAAATGACAAGTATTTACCATTATATatatccccacacacacacacacatatataatttatGTAATATTGTAACATTCTAGAAGAAAACTACATGACTGTATTTGAAAAATGTATATTGTTATACagtacatgaaaaaaaaaattaagacatcccctgaaaataagctccAACacgtcttttggagcaaaaattaatattaagACCTGGTCCTATTTACAGGGAAATCAACCTCAGTGAACAATGTCTTGTCCACCATGCTGAACCCCTATTTTACAAACTTGCTTAACCAGAATTCACCAATTCTGCATGACTTTATATATGCTTCAAACTCACATACCTTTATCCCCATTAGTTTTCTAAATTTGACATTTTGGTCCTTATTTCCAAAGTTCAGCTTCTCCCAGATCTCTGCAGATTGGGATTTATCCTATGAAAATGAAAAGCAAACAGAAATACAAacacataaataataaaattcaagCTACAGGTTTGCTGACAACAGAGAGAACATACCAGCATGCAGCAAAAGCGGAACCATGTCAAAACATGCATTCTATGACGTCAAAATCTTGCTCATTTAGCTCCAGCTCTCCTAaaattttattactttatttcactttttattatgtttatgtataccccactttttctctctgaaaAGACTTAACGTATATGACTtaatgaatataaatactgtaaacaaataataaattaattaatatggCTTGCAGTAAAaccaatataccgtatatactttagtataagccaacctgaatataagccgaggcacctaattttatcacaaaactgggaaaacctattgactcgagtataagacgagggtgggaaatgcagcagctactggcaaatttcaaaaataaaaatatagatactaataaaattacatgattTGAGGGATCAATAGGttatatgtttttgaatgtttacataaaatattaatttatgatgataataataataagactttaataagataagactaagtctgattacctatataataaatacaggaaaataatacatgtaataataaatagagtgaaataataaatgtattagtaatacagtagagtctcaccaatccaagctaaatgggccggtagaagcttggataagcgaatatgttggataataaggagagattaaggaaaagccaattaaacatcaaaataggttatgattttacaaattaagcaccaaaacatcatgttatacaacaaatttgacaggaaaagtagttcaatatgcattaatgctatgtagtaattactgtatttacgaatttagcaccaaaatatcacgatgtattgaaaacattgactacaaaaatggcttggataatccagaagcttggataagtgagactctactgtaataataaaatagagtaaaataaatgtaatagtagcaacaataatagagaaaaataataaatgtactatatattctcaagtataagccaacccgaacataagccggccaggatcctcacgagtataaaccgaggggagctttttcagtcttaaaaaaagggctgaaaaattgggcttatattcaagtatatacagtaacacaATGTGAAACCTAAGAATATAcaaacactaaaataaaataaaaattagcaagtcagtggtttttagttttgtgtgtttttatggattttaactgaatttttaaaatttttaatgtttgtatattttacattgtattgaaatgcttttaatgtaagtgtCTCCTTGGAgtggagagaaaaggcaggatataaataagcatattaatattaaaaacaaacagttaaaacCCTTCACCCAGTCCCACATCTTCTTACAGTTCTAATGTTCAAAATTATGCACTTGCAGATCATCTATAGAGAAGTATGAGACAAATATGGTGAAATACCCCTTCTTTTTTGCCTTGCCACAGCATCTTCCGCTTCTTTTCCTGTTCAGCAAACTTCATGGGATTCACAGCTGCCGGATTGTAATAACTGGGTACTGCTATTCCTGTCTCGGCCAAGGTCTTTGCTTGCAGAGCTGCCATTTGAGCTGCCATTGCGATCTGAGGAGTGACTTGGGTTCCGGAGGCCAAAAGAGCCGGCACATTGATGACAGAGCCTCCAGTGGCAGCTGCCGCTGAAAAAAAAAGTCCAGTATTATGTACACGTTGAGACCTTTTCTGtcctaaataaacataacaagtaCAATCTTTAATATATTCTTCACAAATAGGAGTAAAATCTAAGCAGTGGGAATAACTATTTCATCAGACAGCTTCTACATTCTTCCCTATTGACCTGTCTCTGGTGGTGGAACTATTTTTAGGATCCAGTATAAAAAGGTTTTGAAACCAGAATAGAAAAAAAAGGTTCTACTACTTTCCTGTTTAAAAGTTTGTTGCAGCTAAAAGAAAACAACTGACACTGCTTTTGCATATTCTTTTTTAAGTCTCACACTCAAAGCGATGAAAGCTTCTGGTTACTATTTATTCTGGCACAGCAGTTGACGAAAATAGAATTACCCGCAGCCATTTCTTGTTGTTTCTGTTTTTCAAccagctctttctctctctgttcttGTAGTTTTTTGGCTCTTTCCAACCTAGAAGTGATACAAGAGCGAGTTAAAATGATTTTCACTTCTCCTCTTTTATTTTAAACAGCCAGAACATAATCTCAGAAGGATTTAAAATGCATCCCTCCCAAGGGTTTTGTTTTCTGGTGTCTCCAGTGTTCATTATTACAAGTACATTTGACTTCCTGGGTGCAAATTTAAACGGATTTGCTAGAAGAATGATTTCAATAACATATCCTAGCAAATCAATTTGCTAGAAGAATGACTTCAATAAGGTATTATATTCAAGAATTTCTCTTCACAAGTTTTACAGACATTAAAGTTGGTTGGGGGAGGAAATTTATTATGCTCCCTTTAAAGCCTACATGCAGCATTTCAAAGTTCTTAGCTTCTATATACTTGAAAAAGAAGTCTAGCACCTTCTGGCCAATGCTTCCTGTGCATCCATTGCTGTATTTCGGCCCCTAAAAGGTGGGGGGCTCGGGGTTCGGCTGTGACTTCTGCTGAATCTTCGAGGTTTCTCgggtctcttcttcctctccctgcaAGTGACCAAAGAATTCTCACATAATTATATTATGGATTATAAACTGACCTTAAATGCACTTGAGGATTTATAACTTTATCTGCTTTTACTCACCCTATTGTTAATTCTTTATATAAAGAGTGAGCTTGAACATACCTGCTTCTGCTCCGTGTTCTGCTCTTGCTGCGGCTTCTATGCC
This genomic interval from Anolis carolinensis isolate JA03-04 chromosome X, rAnoCar3.1.pri, whole genome shotgun sequence contains the following:
- the rsrc2 gene encoding arginine/serine-rich coiled-coil protein 2 isoform X2 — its product is MHPVLLDLQNIIRGHDHDQEKESGSQITMGKNTEAGAEAKRTNFFLKQARRHGSKEKSKKHKSEDHDKEHSSDKGRESLSTSENGEDRHKRKERKSSRGRSHSRSRSRERRHRSRSRERKKSRSRSREKKRRVRSRSRSRSRHRHRSRSKSRTRSRSRERKKRPEKPRRFSRSHSRTPSPPPFRGRNTAMDAQEALARRLERAKKLQEQREKELVEKQKQQEMAAAAAATGGSVINVPALLASGTQVTPQIAMAAQMAALQAKTLAETGIAVPSYYNPAAVNPMKFAEQEKKRKMLWQGKKEGDKSQSAEIWEKLNFGNKDQNVKFRKLMGIKSEEEASGSSSVDEESYKTLKQQEEVFRNLDAQYEMARSQTHTQRGMGLGFTSSMRGMDAV
- the rsrc2 gene encoding arginine/serine-rich coiled-coil protein 2 isoform X3, which translates into the protein MIRTNFFLKQARRHGSKEKSKKHKSEDHDKEHSSDKGRESLSTSENGEDRHKRKERKSSRGRSHSRSRSRERRHRSRSRERKKSRSRSREKKRRVRSRSRSRSRHRHRSRSKSRTRSRSRERKKRPEKPRRFSRSHSRTPSPPPFRGRNTAMDAQEALARRLERAKKLQEQREKELVEKQKQQEMAAAAAATGGSVINVPALLASGTQVTPQIAMAAQMAALQAKTLAETGIAVPSYYNPAAVNPMKFAEQEKKRKMLWQGKKEGDKSQSAEIWEKLNFGNKDQNVKFRKLMGIKSEEEASGSSSVDEESYKTLKQQEEVFRNLDAQYEMARSQTHTQRGMGLGFTSSMRGMDAV
- the rsrc2 gene encoding arginine/serine-rich coiled-coil protein 2 isoform X1 — translated: MAASDSERETVAPEKSSPDREKKKERSDASSSPRPSKHYSRSRSRSRERKRKSDNDGKKYRSRSRSKEARRHGSKEKSKKHKSEDHDKEHSSDKGRESLSTSENGEDRHKRKERKSSRGRSHSRSRSRERRHRSRSRERKKSRSRSREKKRRVRSRSRSRSRHRHRSRSKSRTRSRSRERKKRPEKPRRFSRSHSRTPSPPPFRGRNTAMDAQEALARRLERAKKLQEQREKELVEKQKQQEMAAAAAATGGSVINVPALLASGTQVTPQIAMAAQMAALQAKTLAETGIAVPSYYNPAAVNPMKFAEQEKKRKMLWQGKKEGDKSQSAEIWEKLNFGNKDQNVKFRKLMGIKSEEEASGSSSVDEESYKTLKQQEEVFRNLDAQYEMARSQTHTQRGMGLGFTSSMRGMDAV